A genomic stretch from Candidatus Schekmanbacteria bacterium includes:
- the ctaD gene encoding cytochrome c oxidase subunit I produces the protein MDNTQPSFLDASGKYTGIRGWIFSTDHKRIGILYLISMMTFFLTGVVLGLLMRLELIAPGPTIMSAQTYNAAFTVHGVIMIFLFIIPGIPAVFGNFFLPIHIGAKDVFFPRLNLLSWWLFITGGVLAVVSLFAGGGPVDTGWTFYAPYSIRTGTDVSLAVFAAFVIGCSSILTGVNFITTIHRLRAPGMDFFRMPLFSWSLYATGWIQILATPVIGITLLLVICERFFGVGFFDPLKGGDPLLFQHLFWIYSHPAVYVMIIPAMGVVSEIIPVFSQKNVFGYKTIAYSSLAIAFIGFFVWGHHMFTSGISDTSRVFFSVITFIVAVPSGLKVFNWVATLYKGSIELVSPFLYTLSFIFLFSLGGLLGLVNGALATNIHIHDTYFIVGHFHYVMFGGTAIAFFGGLHYWFPKMFGKNYNERRAVIAWVVLFIGFNLLYFPMLVLGWEGMPRRYYDYLPEFQTGNVISTVGSWILVSGLILMLSNLVSALIKGEKAEMNPWDGTTLEWTISSPPPHHNFEKIPVIEHGPYEFRRGAGGGGKK, from the coding sequence ATGGATAACACTCAACCAAGTTTCCTTGATGCAAGCGGAAAATACACCGGCATCAGGGGATGGATATTTTCCACTGACCATAAACGGATAGGAATCCTTTATCTCATATCCATGATGACATTCTTCCTCACCGGAGTTGTTCTTGGACTTCTTATGAGGCTTGAGTTGATAGCGCCTGGCCCCACCATCATGTCTGCCCAAACCTACAATGCGGCCTTTACGGTTCACGGCGTAATAATGATTTTCCTTTTTATAATCCCCGGTATTCCTGCCGTGTTCGGGAATTTTTTCCTTCCTATCCATATTGGTGCAAAGGATGTTTTTTTTCCGAGACTTAATCTTCTTTCATGGTGGCTTTTTATCACCGGAGGAGTACTTGCCGTTGTTTCCCTCTTTGCAGGCGGCGGACCGGTTGATACAGGATGGACATTTTATGCCCCATACAGCATAAGGACAGGCACAGACGTTTCCCTTGCCGTGTTTGCAGCGTTCGTCATCGGTTGTTCATCAATACTAACAGGGGTGAACTTTATCACAACCATTCACAGACTGAGGGCACCGGGGATGGATTTTTTCAGGATGCCCCTTTTCTCGTGGTCCCTTTATGCGACAGGATGGATACAGATTCTTGCAACACCGGTAATAGGCATCACACTTCTTCTTGTTATATGCGAGAGGTTTTTTGGCGTTGGTTTTTTTGACCCGTTAAAGGGAGGAGACCCGCTCCTCTTCCAGCATCTCTTCTGGATTTATTCTCATCCTGCGGTCTATGTAATGATAATCCCTGCAATGGGAGTGGTAAGCGAGATTATTCCTGTCTTTTCGCAGAAGAATGTTTTCGGATACAAAACCATAGCATATTCAAGCCTAGCTATCGCGTTCATAGGGTTCTTTGTCTGGGGGCATCATATGTTCACAAGCGGGATAAGCGATACATCACGCGTGTTTTTTTCAGTCATCACTTTCATTGTGGCAGTGCCGAGCGGGCTCAAGGTTTTCAACTGGGTGGCAACGCTTTATAAAGGCTCTATTGAATTAGTATCGCCCTTCCTCTACACGCTTTCATTTATATTTCTATTTTCGCTTGGCGGTCTTCTGGGGCTTGTAAACGGTGCTCTTGCCACAAACATTCATATCCATGACACCTACTTCATAGTCGGTCATTTCCATTACGTCATGTTCGGCGGGACTGCCATAGCTTTTTTTGGAGGCCTTCATTACTGGTTCCCCAAGATGTTCGGAAAGAATTACAATGAAAGGCGGGCTGTGATTGCATGGGTGGTTCTTTTCATAGGTTTCAACTTACTTTATTTTCCCATGCTGGTTCTGGGCTGGGAAGGGATGCCGCGAAGATACTACGATTATCTTCCTGAATTCCAGACAGGCAATGTAATATCCACCGTGGGCTCATGGATACTTGTCAGCGGGCTTATACTGATGCTGAGTAACTTGGTGAGTGCATTGATAAAAGGAGAGAAGGCTGAGATGAACCCCTGGGATGGAACCACTCTGGAATGGACGATATCATCACCTCCGCCTCACCACAATTTCGAGAAGATTCCTGTAATAGAGCATGGACCTTATGAGTTCAGGAGAGGTGCAGGTGGCGGTGGAAAAAAATAG
- a CDS encoding cytochrome c oxidase subunit 3, translating to MSSGEVQVAVEKNSDFTGSRVGMWLFLFTELLFFGGLFLLYAVFRATHPEEFHRAAHDLSITHGFSNVIILLTSSLTMVLSITALQKKDKRASKIFLIVTIILGFAFLVNKFFEWSEKIGHGIYPNSPELLQRGAGETLFYGLYYVMTGLHSLHVIGGVFVLSIMFIFLENGTINGDDYVKLENTGLYWHFVDIIWIFLFPLFYLIT from the coding sequence ATGAGTTCAGGAGAGGTGCAGGTGGCGGTGGAAAAAAATAGCGATTTTACAGGCTCCAGAGTAGGGATGTGGCTTTTCCTTTTTACGGAGCTTTTGTTCTTCGGCGGACTTTTTCTTCTTTATGCGGTATTCCGTGCCACGCATCCCGAGGAATTCCACAGGGCTGCACATGACCTTAGTATAACTCATGGTTTTTCCAATGTAATAATACTTCTTACGAGCAGTCTTACTATGGTGCTTTCAATTACGGCGCTCCAAAAAAAAGACAAGAGGGCTTCTAAAATTTTTCTCATAGTCACAATCATTCTTGGCTTCGCATTTCTTGTTAACAAGTTTTTTGAATGGAGTGAAAAGATAGGGCACGGCATTTATCCGAATTCGCCGGAACTCCTTCAACGAGGAGCCGGGGAGACTCTTTTTTACGGCCTTTACTATGTGATGACAGGCCTTCACAGCCTCCATGTGATTGGAGGGGTGTTCGTGCTTTCAATAATGTTTATTTTTTTAGAGAACGGGACAATCAACGGAGATGACTATGTGAAGCTTGAAAACACAGGGCTTTACTGGCATTTCGTTGATATTATCTGGATATTCCTTTTCCCTTTGTTCTATTTAATTACATGA
- a CDS encoding cytochrome C oxidase subunit IV family protein, with product MLNNINDKMKNRTTSSNGSSHHSVNYGVYIYTWLALLVLAGLTVVVAKMNLGRLSIVTALAIAAVKSVLVLFVFMNLRNEERLFRIMLSVSVIVLFLIIAFTFFDISFR from the coding sequence ATGCTTAACAATATTAATGACAAGATGAAGAACAGGACTACAAGCTCAAATGGCAGCAGCCATCATTCTGTAAATTATGGTGTTTACATTTATACATGGCTTGCGCTCCTTGTTCTTGCCGGATTGACCGTTGTCGTAGCGAAAATGAATTTAGGGAGACTTAGCATTGTCACAGCACTTGCCATCGCTGCGGTTAAATCTGTTCTTGTACTTTTTGTATTCATGAATCTAAGAAACGAGGAAAGGCTTTTCAGGATTATGCTTTCAGTTTCTGTCATTGTCCTTTTTCTCATAATAGCATTTACTTTTTTTGATATCTCATTCAGGTAG
- the coxB gene encoding cytochrome c oxidase subunit II produces MWSEPSSSAVKVDNVFMYILGIDFLLLFAVTVVMIYFVIRYNRKRNPVASDVADNPTLEVVWTVIPLVLVLSMFFYGWMEFKAIRLVPPDAMPVKVSARMWSWQFTYENGKQSDELNVPVGKPVKLLLSSEDVIHSFYVPAFRVKEDAVPGMQTYVWFQPDRQGTYSIMCAEYCGQRHSYMMSKVNVMSQKEFEEWNEGESKGAQMGKDIVNTKGCTGCHSIDGSVIVGPSFKGLYNSKVVVVTAGKEREVAADKEYLIKSILEPNADIVKGFQPIMPPQKGNLTDAEMEEIVEYLETVE; encoded by the coding sequence GTGTGGTCTGAACCTTCTTCATCAGCAGTAAAAGTTGATAATGTATTTATGTATATTCTGGGGATAGATTTTCTTCTCCTCTTTGCAGTCACAGTTGTGATGATTTATTTTGTCATAAGATACAACCGGAAGCGGAATCCCGTAGCCTCAGATGTCGCTGACAATCCTACCCTTGAAGTTGTATGGACTGTGATTCCATTGGTGCTTGTCCTTTCAATGTTCTTTTACGGATGGATGGAGTTTAAAGCTATCAGGCTTGTCCCCCCCGATGCAATGCCTGTAAAAGTAAGTGCAAGGATGTGGTCATGGCAATTTACTTATGAGAACGGCAAGCAGAGTGATGAGCTAAATGTCCCGGTCGGGAAGCCTGTAAAACTTCTCCTCTCTTCAGAGGACGTTATACACAGTTTCTATGTTCCTGCATTCAGGGTAAAGGAGGACGCTGTTCCGGGGATGCAGACTTATGTCTGGTTTCAGCCTGATAGACAGGGAACGTACAGCATAATGTGCGCGGAATACTGCGGGCAGAGGCACTCCTATATGATGTCAAAAGTGAATGTCATGTCTCAGAAGGAATTTGAAGAATGGAATGAGGGGGAATCAAAAGGAGCGCAGATGGGTAAAGACATTGTTAATACTAAAGGCTGCACCGGATGCCACAGCATAGACGGCTCTGTGATAGTCGGCCCGTCATTCAAGGGATTGTATAACAGCAAAGTTGTTGTTGTCACAGCAGGGAAGGAAAGAGAAGTTGCCGCTGATAAAGAGTACTTGATAAAATCCATCCTTGAACCTAACGCAGATATTGTAAAAGGCTTCCAGCCCATCATGCCGCCGCAGAAAGGAAATCTCACTGATGCAGAAATGGAAGAGATAGTGGAGTATCTGGAGACCGTGGAGTAA
- a CDS encoding DUF1566 domain-containing protein, whose amino-acid sequence MPQTGQETCYYSSGKKLFPCYETGQDGDIRAGVTLPQDRFIADKNETITDKLTGLMWVQKGNTPNVTLCNGGAQTWQSSLEYVQCLNNNTYLGYSDWRMPNIREIESLKNLGKPKISKWLNKNGFFKVKSEWYWSSTSYPDNKSSALIFDMQTGEIDSGDKNNDIHYILPVRSVDKSKKFSEPIIQLPQTGQIKCYDSSGLEIPCNKTGQDGNTKTGADLPKHRFVDNGNGSINDKSTGLSWAKELNSSLEESCSGEAQTWSNALGYIECLNNARYLGHKDWRLPNRNELLSLIDYSNNNPALPKDNPFVNIESDYLWSSSTDSSKKSNAWLVRMSDGDVASSDKDNNFHVLPVRAGKPGPALTSDLKVISSKVKYNNHTNIKYDKYEITVTIKNIGDAKSSSFNVGLLMSSYPLTSYQSVRERLAIGYGPIAKKRCEGLKKGETKTITFTSRTYSYTSTYRGVFLDYDFETLETNYNNNLSDPIDIITPRSPDTPLSLPFLHQ is encoded by the coding sequence TTGCCCCAAACCGGACAGGAGACGTGCTACTATTCTTCTGGAAAAAAGTTGTTTCCCTGTTATGAAACCGGACAAGATGGAGACATACGTGCAGGAGTTACTCTTCCTCAAGATAGGTTTATTGCTGATAAAAATGAAACTATTACTGACAAGCTAACAGGTCTAATGTGGGTGCAAAAAGGTAATACTCCCAATGTAACTCTGTGTAATGGCGGGGCACAAACATGGCAAAGCTCACTGGAATATGTACAATGCCTTAACAACAACACATATCTTGGCTACAGCGATTGGCGGATGCCAAACATCCGTGAAATTGAAAGTCTTAAGAATTTAGGGAAACCAAAGATTTCAAAATGGCTTAATAAAAATGGTTTTTTTAAAGTAAAGTCTGAATGGTACTGGTCATCAACAAGCTATCCTGACAATAAAAGTAGTGCATTGATTTTTGACATGCAGACAGGTGAGATTGACAGTGGAGATAAAAACAACGACATACATTACATCTTACCAGTCCGAAGTGTGGATAAATCAAAAAAATTCTCTGAACCTATTATTCAACTTCCTCAAACAGGACAGATCAAGTGCTATGATTCATCGGGACTTGAAATACCCTGTAATAAGACCGGTCAAGATGGAAATACCAAAACTGGTGCTGATTTACCAAAGCATAGGTTCGTTGATAACGGAAATGGGAGTATAAACGATAAATCTACAGGACTTTCATGGGCAAAAGAATTAAATTCATCTTTAGAAGAATCATGTTCCGGTGAAGCACAAACATGGTCGAATGCTCTTGGTTATATAGAATGCTTAAATAATGCCCGCTATCTTGGGCATAAAGACTGGCGCCTTCCGAACAGGAATGAGCTATTAAGTCTTATTGATTACTCAAACAATAACCCAGCACTACCTAAAGATAATCCTTTTGTTAATATAGAATCAGACTATCTCTGGTCTTCATCTACTGATTCCAGCAAAAAATCTAATGCATGGCTTGTCAGAATGTCAGACGGTGATGTTGCCAGTAGTGACAAGGATAATAATTTTCATGTATTGCCAGTGCGTGCCGGAAAGCCCGGCCCAGCACTTACATCAGATTTAAAAGTCATTAGTTCTAAAGTGAAATATAATAACCACACGAACATCAAATACGACAAATATGAGATAACAGTAACTATAAAAAATATTGGTGATGCTAAGTCTTCTTCTTTTAACGTTGGACTATTGATGTCATCTTATCCACTTACATCTTATCAATCTGTACGTGAAAGGTTAGCTATTGGGTATGGTCCTATTGCCAAAAAGCGTTGTGAAGGCCTTAAAAAAGGCGAAACAAAAACTATAACTTTTACGAGCCGGACATATTCTTATACTTCAACATATAGAGGAGTGTTCTTAGACTATGATTTTGAAACACTGGAAACTAACTACAACAATAATTTAAGTGATCCAATAGACATAATTACTCCACGGTCTCCAGATACTCCACTATCTCTTCCATTTCTGCATCAGTGA
- a CDS encoding ABC transporter substrate-binding protein encodes MKKIFIIILLPLFLLTFSCSKEENAEPLQRVRIAFLNNDLHQLAAYVALNNGYYTKQGLQVEVAGIFKAGPEEMSAFSAGEIDAGYVGLAPAVIATVNGVADVMLLAQVNNEGSSIVVPSESSLTASSLDSADKKFLQLAGKKIAIPGKGTMQDFLIKRAIEKWKPEPAPSDIVIKPPEMLPTLVNGDVDAFISWEPYPTMAEKDGRGKVIINSGEIWENHPCCVLVGNRKFIEDDYDRAARIIKAHVEATEFIKQNPDRAVIIGMSYTGLDESTVRKAIGKIKYVYYPEPEGYKDFLSFLIKFGYIKQTDPESFLKRFFDEKLWKGF; translated from the coding sequence ATGAAAAAAATATTTATAATCATTTTATTGCCGCTCTTCCTGCTCACATTCTCCTGTTCAAAAGAGGAGAATGCTGAACCTCTTCAGCGTGTAAGGATTGCATTCCTCAATAACGACCTTCACCAGCTTGCCGCTTATGTGGCTCTTAACAACGGCTATTATACGAAACAGGGACTTCAGGTAGAGGTGGCGGGGATATTCAAGGCAGGACCTGAGGAGATGTCCGCTTTTTCAGCAGGGGAGATTGATGCTGGTTATGTGGGGCTTGCCCCTGCGGTAATAGCAACCGTCAATGGTGTTGCAGATGTAATGCTGCTTGCTCAGGTAAACAACGAAGGCTCGTCAATTGTAGTTCCGTCGGAAAGCTCGCTCACTGCTTCATCTTTAGATTCAGCGGACAAGAAATTTTTACAGCTTGCGGGAAAAAAGATTGCCATACCGGGTAAGGGAACAATGCAGGACTTTCTTATAAAGCGCGCTATTGAGAAATGGAAACCTGAGCCAGCGCCATCGGACATAGTGATAAAGCCGCCTGAGATGCTTCCTACGCTCGTTAATGGAGATGTAGATGCATTCATTTCCTGGGAGCCATATCCTACGATGGCTGAAAAGGACGGCAGAGGGAAGGTTATTATAAACTCCGGAGAGATATGGGAAAACCATCCATGCTGTGTGCTTGTGGGAAACAGGAAATTCATTGAAGATGATTATGACAGGGCGGCACGCATTATAAAAGCCCATGTTGAAGCGACTGAATTTATAAAGCAGAACCCTGACAGGGCTGTTATCATTGGAATGAGTTATACAGGGCTTGACGAGAGTACAGTTAGAAAAGCGATAGGGAAGATAAAGTATGTCTATTATCCGGAACCTGAAGGCTATAAAGATTTTCTAAGTTTCCTGATTAAGTTCGGTTATATAAAACAGACAGACCCTGAAAGCTTCTTGAAAAGGTTTTTTGATGAAAAGCTATGGAAAGGCTTTTAG
- a CDS encoding ABC transporter permease, with translation MKSYGKAFRLIGGKLSGLKPLVVLFLFFEALSFLSIIPARIFPAPSRIAKGIWELASYGMPPGYLLFGHFTSSLVRVFFGFTSALLAAFPLGIIIGRSEKIKKLINPLIEMIRPIPPLAWLPISVLWFGLGIISKSFLIFLGAFFPILSNTVLGVMSVDRAIIDGSLTLGAERRSLLLKVIVPASMPSVFTGMRVGLGIGWMTLVAAELTGVKSGYGLGYMIMTARDLQRIDLIFAGMVIIGLSGYLMDSGISLLEKKVLAWRVDDTAEDR, from the coding sequence ATGAAAAGCTATGGAAAGGCTTTTAGGCTCATTGGCGGCAAACTCTCCGGTTTAAAGCCGCTGGTCGTATTATTTCTATTTTTCGAGGCTCTCTCTTTTCTTTCCATTATACCGGCAAGAATATTCCCGGCGCCTTCCCGGATTGCAAAAGGAATATGGGAACTTGCCTCCTACGGGATGCCTCCGGGCTATCTGCTTTTTGGCCATTTTACGTCAAGCCTGGTACGGGTCTTCTTCGGCTTTACGTCAGCCCTTCTCGCGGCTTTCCCTCTTGGGATTATAATCGGGCGGTCTGAAAAAATAAAAAAACTGATTAATCCATTGATAGAGATGATTCGTCCCATACCGCCGCTGGCATGGCTTCCAATATCAGTTCTCTGGTTCGGGCTTGGAATAATCTCAAAAAGTTTTCTTATTTTTCTCGGCGCTTTTTTCCCTATCCTTTCAAACACAGTCCTCGGCGTTATGTCTGTTGACAGGGCTATAATTGACGGAAGTCTTACTCTGGGGGCAGAAAGACGCTCTCTGCTGTTAAAGGTTATAGTCCCCGCATCAATGCCTTCTGTGTTCACGGGAATGAGAGTGGGGCTTGGCATCGGCTGGATGACCCTTGTGGCGGCAGAGCTTACCGGTGTGAAGAGCGGATATGGTCTCGGCTACATGATAATGACCGCCCGCGATTTACAGCGCATTGATTTGATTTTTGCAGGAATGGTTATAATAGGTTTATCAGGGTATCTAATGGATTCCGGCATAAGCTTGCTTGAAAAAAAGGTCCTTGCATGGAGAGTTGATGACACTGCTGAAGATAGATAA
- a CDS encoding ABC transporter ATP-binding protein, protein MTLLKIDNITKRFRNNGALAEPLEVLSGVSVDIKKGEFLSIMGPSGCGKSTLLRILAGLEKPDSGRVTIDGKAIEGPGKGTVLVSQKNDLLPWRTVLQNIEFGLELRKVNAKERREKAMELICSFGLESFKDFYPSKLSGGMMRKVSFLRVMVLRPEVILMDEPFVFLDREHSFELQKFLQTAWIDLKFTMVFVSHSIDEALYLGERLIIFTRRPVSIKQEINIPLKFPRDRWGKEFADFRDEVENMVREGR, encoded by the coding sequence ATGACACTGCTGAAGATAGATAACATAACCAAGAGATTCAGAAATAATGGAGCCTTGGCTGAACCGCTTGAAGTTTTGTCAGGAGTTTCAGTAGATATAAAGAAAGGGGAATTCCTTTCCATAATGGGTCCCAGCGGATGCGGAAAATCAACATTGTTAAGAATTCTTGCAGGGCTTGAAAAACCAGATTCCGGCAGAGTGACTATTGATGGAAAAGCGATTGAAGGCCCGGGGAAGGGGACTGTTCTCGTTTCGCAGAAGAATGACCTTCTCCCATGGAGGACTGTGCTTCAAAATATCGAGTTTGGTCTTGAGTTGAGAAAAGTAAATGCAAAGGAGCGGAGGGAGAAGGCAATGGAGCTTATTTGTTCCTTCGGACTCGAAAGCTTCAAGGACTTTTATCCTTCGAAGCTTTCCGGAGGAATGATGAGAAAGGTTTCTTTTTTAAGGGTGATGGTATTGCGCCCTGAAGTCATATTGATGGACGAGCCTTTTGTTTTTCTCGACAGGGAGCACAGCTTCGAACTTCAGAAATTTCTCCAGACTGCATGGATTGATTTAAAATTTACCATGGTTTTCGTAAGCCACAGCATTGATGAGGCTCTATACCTTGGAGAGAGGCTTATAATATTCACCAGGAGACCTGTATCTATAAAGCAGGAGATTAATATTCCTTTGAAATTTCCCCGCGACAGGTGGGGGAAGGAGTTTGCAGATTTCAGGGATGAAGTTGAGAACATGGTAAGAGAGGGAAGATAA
- a CDS encoding energy transducer TonB — protein sequence MEENRITTIIISIFFHALLIVALALAVKFPVNDVKDKFNVLVYNLNPPVKAPPDSQSRTNLKSEQRSQGASKLAPESIEEPLKGLKKGPDTRAVPQPIPMPPPQFSMPRPGDGYPAKRPQASTPPREQSKQPNLTYNKASEPQQTDNVESKKTLSQPEKRELEETMDAVRRGSGTPGSKGAFSPMAPNPDLLSKFAGEVGLGGSDEEGEGGTGNKGSSGHVVSLDTTDLKYFSYFRHLKELIEGVWVYPKIARERGIDGQLIMEFTIKEDGTLASAKILSSSGYPFLDEAAKRALSDASPFPPLPKRWEKKELTISGNFTYYLYNKMR from the coding sequence ATGGAAGAAAACCGTATCACTACAATAATTATTTCCATATTCTTCCACGCACTGCTTATAGTAGCTCTTGCACTGGCAGTTAAATTTCCTGTCAATGATGTAAAAGACAAGTTCAATGTCCTTGTCTATAATCTGAATCCTCCGGTAAAGGCTCCGCCTGACTCACAGAGCAGGACAAATCTCAAATCAGAACAGCGGTCGCAGGGTGCTTCAAAGCTTGCTCCTGAAAGTATTGAAGAACCATTGAAAGGGCTTAAGAAAGGTCCTGATACCAGAGCCGTGCCGCAACCGATTCCTATGCCTCCGCCCCAGTTTTCAATGCCCCGGCCGGGAGATGGATATCCGGCAAAGCGTCCGCAGGCATCAACACCTCCCCGCGAGCAGTCTAAGCAACCCAATCTTACATATAACAAAGCGAGCGAGCCTCAACAGACTGATAATGTTGAATCTAAAAAAACTTTAAGCCAGCCAGAGAAGAGGGAGCTTGAGGAAACAATGGATGCGGTCCGCAGGGGAAGCGGCACTCCTGGGAGTAAAGGCGCGTTCTCGCCTATGGCTCCTAATCCGGATCTTCTTTCCAAGTTTGCAGGTGAGGTCGGGCTTGGAGGAAGTGATGAAGAAGGGGAAGGGGGGACAGGGAATAAGGGAAGCTCCGGGCATGTGGTAAGTCTTGATACAACGGATCTAAAATATTTTTCCTATTTCAGACATCTGAAAGAACTTATAGAAGGTGTATGGGTTTATCCCAAGATTGCAAGGGAACGCGGCATTGACGGCCAGCTTATAATGGAGTTCACGATAAAAGAGGATGGGACTCTTGCATCGGCTAAAATTTTAAGCTCGTCCGGTTATCCATTTCTCGATGAAGCTGCAAAACGTGCGCTTTCCGATGCATCGCCATTCCCTCCTTTGCCAAAACGCTGGGAGAAAAAGGAGCTTACAATCTCAGGGAACTTCACATACTATTTGTATAATAAAATGAGATAG